The nucleotide sequence TAAGTAACTATAATACTCACCGGTATAGCTTGAGTCGTCCTCGGATTtcacatcacacacacaaacgTTGGAGTCTAAATTTTTTCGTGTTTGAATGACAATACACAACCCAGCGCAACCCATTTTTAAAGTGTCTTTGTTCAGAGGACATCATCAATATAAAATGTGGATTCAATTTGTTGTGAACATTCGTTCGGAAAACAAGGTTACGCAATGCAGCTGGCTCTTGAAATAGGTAGTGTGTTGGTGGATGGATTTTGTGTCAGTTTTATGATGTAGAAATAATTGGATTCTTATTATTAACTTATCAATGAATGAACTTTAATCTATGAACAATTTAATGtactaaacaaacaaaaataaattcttgACAACTTATCGATTAATCAGATTGACCCTTACGAACAATCTCTTAACCAATTAGTATactaacaaaacaataacaattattttaaccAACTTATCGACTAAACATTCTGTATCGTTATTGTCATCCTGCTCAATCTCATTTGTATTATCTGTAATAGAGTTTTTACATATATTCCTATGAAAATATGAGATCGTTCTTGACGTCGTCCGGCACATTCCTCCCGCCGTATGTTGACGGTGCGGGAGTTTACGTCGACATACTCCTCCGTCTGTGGTGCGGGCGGCGTCCCTCTGCTCCCTCTTCTAGCTCCCACGCGCATGGAGGGTGGCATTTGCGCGCCTCTGCTCCAAACTTTTTGTGGTAGTAGCAGACTGTCGCGTCGGAAGTGAAGTAGTCCCGAGAGTATGGAGAGCCTCGAAGTTGGCTCGCTCTCAGGTAGATGATCTCCCTCTCCAGTTGTTCTATTTTCCGTTGGAGATCGCGTAGAAAATTCGTCGATTCGGTTTGCGTTGCGCGGGAGCGGACGTGTGAGCCGAggtagcggcgcggcggcggggggGGCGGAGCAAAGTCGGACGGCCTCCTCTGTAGTTCTTTTGGCCGCTTCGATTGTTCTCCCCAACGTCTTCATGTTCTGTTCCACCACTCGCGCCGCCTCTTCGAAGGTTGTATCTGGCTCCATGTTGTATTTTTGCTGGAGCAGTTACTTGTTGAGTTTTTTGTGAGTAGAGAGAGATGTTACTCGTGCCGTGGCTGAGCGAGTTGTGTGCCGGCTCGGcgccatttttttcttatatagaGAATTATCGGTTCGCGATTGGTGGGGGTTGCGGGGAGTAGAGAACCAATAATTTCTTGACGGGTCTTCTAAGTGTTCCCCCCCTCGTCTTGACATCGACGACTCGTACTATGTTGTCCGTTCCAGGGTAGGTAGCGGTGATTATTCCGCGGGGCCACACGTTTCGTGGCAGCGTGTTGTCAGTAATGAGCACGATGTCACCCATTTTGACCGTTCCTGTGCCGTGTGGCTCCCGCCGGTTTTGGAGCTCGGGGAGGTACTCTCGCATCCAACGAGTCCAGAATAGGTCGGCGAGTCGTTGAGAGGCTCTCCACTGGGTTCTGTTGGATAAGTCGCTGTCGTCGAAAGTGCCCGGCGGGCCCTCGCGGGCAGTGCCGCCGAGCAAAAAATGGTTCGGAGTGAGTGCTTCTGGGTCCGCGGGGTCCACGGAGACGTGTGTGAGTGGACGGCAGTTGACCGTGTATTCCACTTCGGCGAGTAGGGTGTGTAGGACCTCTTCGGACGGGCTCGTTCGTTCTAGTACGGTGTATAGAGCCGTTTTTACGCTCCGTATGAGGCGTTCCCATGCCCCGCCCATGAAGGGGGCGGCGGGGGGTATGAAACGCCAGCTGATCTTTCTGTGTGTGGCTTCTTCTTCTGTTGCTCTGTCTATAGTTTTACGAAGCTCCTTGTGGGCGCCTTGTAGGTTTGTCCCATTGTCGGACCAAATTTCTGTGGGGCACCCACGGCGCGCGATCATGCGTCGTAGTGCCATAATCGCTGAATCTGTTGTTAGTGAGGCGGCGATTTCTAAGTGTATGGCGCGTGTTGTGAGGCACGTGAACAGTGCGACGTACCTCTTCTGTGTCCCTCTGCCCACTGTGACCGTGAGGGGGCCGAAGTAATCAAGAATCACATTAAAGTCAAATATGAATAACAATCACATTTTAGATCTCTAAATAATATGCTAATCTCTCCtattttacacaaaaaatataatgtagatTTAAGCAGGCAATTAtacaatttagaaaaatataattaagtcaGTTACTTCAAAAACtgcaaaaacaatatttaaaaaaaaaacttaggcaCTGTACATCACCGTTTTCTAAATAACCCAACAGCTTGTTATATTTGCGATCGAAAACAATATCTTTTTGCTTGCGATTTCTTTTGACATTCGTAAATAAACTGTTACGTATATGACGATCCCAATATtggctttctttttttaatttgtggatTAACATGTATAAGTTAGGATTTTTGGGTATGCGAGCATTGACACGGTGATGCCATGCTTCTAAAGCGTTAGTTGTCCTATGCTTTTGATTTGCACAGCTCAGAATCGATGGTGACATTCTAGGGTTCCATGTTTTTTCATAGTAATTTTGAAATCGGTTCATTTGTGGGGTTTCTGTTGCACGATTTAAAATATAGTTCCAGGCCGTTGGGATGTGGTTTGCTGGAACTAATGCTATAATGGAGCACATTCGAGCAATATTTCGTCCTTCTTTTGAAGCTAGCAGTTTGATGCTTTAAGCTTTTTCCAAATAGCGGCATTATAGTGACGAtaaggccggtcacatacattcggaattccgtttcggaatttcgattcgaaatactGTTTCGGGATTCCGTTAGGCCGatcacatacattcggaattccgtttcggaatttcgattcataatatcgaacgcattaaatccatacaacatctatgaatcaaccacatacttacagtttttttccGTTCGAAATTTAATCTGATTGGGAATTCCGTATGATGGCCTATGCATGGCCCAGTAAcggcgacgtatttttttttccttgataggtaTAGCAACAGTGCTATCGCGATAATAAAATCGTCGTCCATAATGCCAAATGTCTGAACTCAAGTTCTAGCGTCGCTCAACTGAGCCTTGTTATTCCGAACGGAAACAAACGTATGTGTGTGATATATTAACGGAATCCCGAAACagtatttcgaatcgaaattccgaaacggaattccgaatgtatgtgaccggccttaATATATCGTATTGACGTATTGGAGACGACGGAGGAACTTGAAAGCTGTTGAAGGATGTCGAAGTCGAAGTGTCGggatttaaatttcgaaattgtgTGGTAGCCCGAGAATATGGAGATTCGCGATGATCTTGAATTCTTCGTACTAATAACGGAGACGGAGCTTGAGAGTAATTAGCGGGGGATGGTGAAGGGATAGAGATATAGGACAGGCTAGGGTTAGAATTACTACATGATGAGGAAGGGCGAGAATATGAAGATTCACTATTACTGATTCGTTTGACTAATTGCAGCATTTCAATCTTAAAATCGAATTTCTGATTTGGCGACATTTTTGACATATATCCACGAAAGCttaataaaaattttatatcgTCGTTTTCTATAGGAGCTTTTGTGGCAGGTGGCTGTGGTACACGTCGTTCTAGAATATTAAGAATTTGCTGAGGTATATccttttttgtagattttttgGTGGCTTCTGCATTCAAAATTATATTCTCATCATGCTGCAGAGAAGCCTCCGGGTTTGGACTTTGATATAATGAACTTGTTTCCAAGTCGTCGGGCTCGTTGTTCGTTTGCTGTGTATCTAAATTATTGTCGTCATTATCAGTATAGTTCCCTTGTGTcctgaatgaaaaaaaataactgtatATACTGCAAGATAATATTGATAATACAGtaagaaaacaatttttttttcaaaaagtgGATCTTCTTGAAAAAGTTAGTTCAATTCTCATCTAAATCatgtatacataataaaattcgtataggtacttactgccTTCGTTGGAGGGTAGGATTCAAAAACTCAAGGAAGGATGCATATGCATATGCCTTTTTCACAGCCTTTGCTCCAGATCCTGATGGTGTGTTATTTATTCTctgctggttttttttttctataataatcGCGTATATAAGTCCATTTTTTCTTGAGATTGTTACCTAAAATGAAAACgcacataataatataccaataaaatatcacattaatcaaaattattgttttaaattccTTGCCACGGGTAAAAATTTCGAAGAGCTCTCTTTTGATTTTCATATGGGCAGTTCAACTATATCTGCCTTAGTACAAGAGACATGTGAAGTTATCTGGGATACTCTCCAACCTCTCGAAATGAAACCACCGTCATCCAGTCAACGTTGGAAGGAGATTGCCGTCAATTTTTACAAACGTACCAAATTTCCGAATTGCATTGGAGCGTGTGACGGAAAACATATACGTTTGATTTCACTATTGCATAGTGGTTCTTTGTATTGtaactataaaaaatacaacTCAATAGTATTAATGGCCATAGTTGATGCTGACTATTGTTTTACTGCAATCAACGTGGGATCATACGGTAAAGAAAGCGATAGCAGTATCTTTAAAAACTGGACATTCGCTAAGAAACTTAGAGAGAACCGCTTGAACTTACCAGAAGATCAACCATTACCAGGTGTGATGCGGTGGGTAGCGGTTCGAAATGAAAGGCCCAAGTGCAGATTAaatactgaatttatttgaataaatgcaCCCTATTTATAATGGGTTGTATGACTAACATTTTAATGATAAATTTATATTGGGTTACAATGTTATGTTAAGGATCAAGTTTAAGGTATCTTATAACTAATCTCATTATCCGTAAATGGTCATAGAATATGGTCATATAATATTTCTTTCCTCTTGTTACGATCAAAACAAACCTTATATGGTATACACGTGTACCGTCtcttctttctttgtttttcttatatATCTACCTACTCCTACACCACATCTTCatcctttgggaaaaaaaaaataataattaaagtatattattattatttttgtttacacaAAATACAGCTTTGTCCTATTCTTGTGcacaatattttctttgttatcttcttttatttttacattttcacccATATCACTAATGACTGTGAATGGTCCTAGGTAAATTTTACCCaacttattttcatttttaaccAATATTAAATCTCCTGGTTCATATTTTATTGCGTTTAACCTTTTATCATgaactgtttttcttttttcctttgattttattaaattttctctAGCTTCTAATTGTGATTTCTGTAATCTGTACTTTAattctattggataattatcataGTTATAAATTGGGTCAACTTTACTCATAAGATTGTTTGGTATATTACATAGTTTTCCAAATACTAGTTCAAATGGTGTAAATTTTGTTTCACTGTGTACAGTAGTATTACATGCAAAACACCAGTATGGTATCCATGAGCTCCACATTTGATAATGATTATCTGTCTGGATTCTTAGGAAAGCTCCTAAGGATTTATGTGAGTTTTCTAAAGATCCTATACTTTCATGATGGTATGCAGTTGCTTGAATTTGGTTTACATGTAATAGTTTACAAACATCTTTCATGATTACTGAAATGAATTCTGTACCTCTATCAGTTGCTATTTCGCAAGGTATACcgtatcgtaaaataaaattgtcaacAAATGATCGTGCTACAGTTTCGGCTTCCTTGTTTGGAATTGGGTAAGCTTCGACATATTTAGTTAGTTCACATTGTAGagtcaaaatgtatacatatccACTTGCATCTTTATTAAAAGGTCCTACTAtgtctaaataaactttttcaaaTGCCGTAGATGCTGTAGTTGTGATACACATTGGCTGTTTGATATTctcatgatatttttgtatttgacatTTTTCACACTTCTTTACAAATTTCGCTATATCATTATCCATGTTTGTCCAATAATAATGTCTCTTAATATTGTTCGTCATTCGCCTAATACCTGCATGGCCACTGCTAGGTAAAATATGAAAATCATTCAGTATAACTTTCTGGTCATCTGTATTATCTACTTttttaacaccttgtataatacACAATCGTGGTCCCTGCCACTtactttcttcttttattttcttagctagctcttttataattttcttattatcTTCACTGCGAATTATGCATAATTCCTTTATTTCTAATTTGTTACAAAATTCCTCTAGTTCTTTCACGACGAAAACTCGTTTCAGCCATGATCCAGAACTGGGATTTATAGTAACCATTGAGTTCATAGGTGTGTACATAAATGTATCATTTCCGCTACGTATTCCTTTGCCACATAATGCAttctttttatattcatttttatcaaaacttagtTCTATATAATTTTTAGGCTTTCTTGTTAATTCTACGACTCTTGGGTGATCAGTCCAATCGTCTGTATCATTGCCTTTTATTTTTTCGGTAGTTTCCTTGTTTCTTCCATTTTCTATCATTTGTCGCTGTCTTCGTGTCATGACCATTATAGTATTGATTTTGTCGTTCATTGATTTTAACTCTGAAAATTTGAAAATCCTGCCTGTAAGGAGCGATTTTGATTTTTAGAGTTAGTTTGATAATTTGGTTTTCCACGAGTTGCAAAGTTATGAAATCCTCGTTTTAAAGGTCTTCCCCTAGTCCAAAACACCTGTCCTGTTGATGAGGAACCCGTGTTTACTTCTGCATCTTTTGCCCCTTGAATTGCGTCTTTTAACGTTTGGTAATTACGTGCTGCTATGATTGTTCTTAATTTTTCATCTTTCAGCCCTTCTGCAAATTTATTAATTGCCTGTTTTTCATTTAGTGGTTTCAGAATATTATAAGCGTTAGCTTTCCCATCAGCTTGTGAAATAGTTAggtcaacaaacatctgttcaagCTGTGAGCCAAATTTTTCAATAGTCCAATTTCCTTGATAACAAGTTTGCATTTTCTTCTGTAGCGCGACATCTGATTTAGTTGTTAAGAGATGTTTTTTCATATCAGCAATCATTTCTTTAACACTTTTATAGTTACTTCCTAGCCTTAACTTTGCTACTTGGGACAATCGTGTCTTTAACACGAATTGTACAAGGTTTGATTTACTTTCTTCAGTAATCATTGTAGAATACAATTCTATAGCATCTATCAATTGTTTCGTAACTGTTTCTGAACCATCCATTACTGGTAGTAATGAAACTGctgtttttaattcaaattcagcgGCCATGTTTGTCTTATTCATTAACTTTTCTAtctctaaatattttatgtttatttcctcTATTAACTTAACGGCGTCCTCTGACAATTTTACCTTTTCGTATAATTTTAATGCTATTTCAAAGTTTGCAAATGTTTTCCTAGCTTCTTCTAGTTTACTTTTAGCAGCATCACTTATTACACGTTTTTTACcaaatttaattaggtattgtccTATATCATGCAATTCCGTGTGaaacttataaaaaatgttttctgcCATGTGACATTAAGTACTTGCTAACCatagtaatatatattatttatatgcttTGACTTATtaccactaaaacaattatctCAAACCCAAATTTAAGTATGTGattaaatataaagtaatagaaattatttaattacactTACAGTACATTTTACTCTGCTCTGCTCACTACTTCTTCACTTTTATAACACTTTAACCAACACTTTACTTACTGATCACTCACTCACGTTTACTGTTGATGTTGTCACACTGATAAACGTTGCGATCGTAGAACTGCTACAGTGGATTGCCGCTCAATCTTCTTGGTTAATCGCTTATGCAATTTTTTGTAGATTATGTAAGCTAATATTATGGCACATATTACCACAATGGCAATGGTAAGATTGTAGGTATCTGCTATTTTTTCAAAGCTTGGGATGCTGTTTGGAGCAAAGTTATTTTGACCACTTTGGGTGATAAtcacttcttcttttttctcCTCCTTGACTGCTGCTTACCCATTGCTATTACTTTACCAATCTGCATAAGTTGAATCTCTCTCCCACTTGATCTTCCATAACAGTTTACAAGTAATTCGTTGCCGTGGGCGGACGTGTCGCATGTTGTCATATCGGttctttaattttgaattttaaattactaGACCCTCTTGTTTGTAAACTCGGTCCCTCTCTTATCATCTTGTGGGATTATCCATTTGCGGCCGCGGACATATTGGATTTTTTCTATCTGTTTCCGTCGCACCTGTGTTGTTTTGGTGAC is from Pectinophora gossypiella unplaced genomic scaffold, ilPecGoss1.1 Pgos_39, whole genome shotgun sequence and encodes:
- the LOC126381195 gene encoding uncharacterized protein LOC126381195; the protein is MVDLLVTISRKNGLIYAIIIEKKNQQRINNTPSGSGAKAVKKAYAYASFLEFLNPTLQRRQTQGNYTDNDDNNLDTQQTNNEPDDLETSSLYQSPNPEASLQHDENIILNAEATKKSTKKDIPQQILNILERRVPQPPATKAPIENDDIKFLLSFRGYMSKMSPNQKFDFKIEMLQLVKRISNSESSYSRPSSSCSNSNPSLSYISIPSPSPANYSQAPSPLLVRRIQDHRESPYSRATTQFRNLNPDTSTSTSFNSFQVPPSSPIRQYDILRPVTYIRNSVSEFRFEILFRDSVNISHTYVCFRSE